Sequence from the Christiangramia fulva genome:
TGTGATCTTCGAAAGACCGGAAGATTTTCAAAGAGCGATGGACGTATTGAAACTGATGACAGAAGAATTAAAAATATTAGGGATCTATAAAAATAATCTGATATGATCACGGCAGACAGACTTGGAGAAGTCCAGGAATACTATTTCTCGAAAAAACTTCGTGAGGTTGCCGAGTTGCGCAAACAGGGAAAACCGGTTATTAATCTCGGGATAGGAAGTCCAGATCTTGCTCCGCCAGTGGAGGTTATCGAAGCTTTGAATGAAGCTCTTACCAGCAACAATGCGCACCAGTACCAGCCTTATAAAGGAATTAATGAATTGCGCGAGGAAATTGCCAATTTCTATGATCATTTTTATGGAGTTTCTCTTGACCCTGAGAATGAAATCCTTCCGCTAATGGGCAGTAAGGAAGGGATCATGCATATTTCCATGGCTTTTTTGAATAAAGATGATGAGGTTCTGCTGCCAAATCCGGGTTATCCCACCTATAGCTCCGTAAGCCAACTGCTCGAAGCAAAGATCAGAAATTACGATCTTAAAGATGAAACCAATTGGCTGCCTGATCTTGAAGGGCTGGAAAAAGAAGATTTGAGTAAGGTGAAACTTATGTGGATCAATTATCCGAATATGCCAACGGGAACCCGGGCTCCGGAATCATTTTTTGAAGAGATCACAGCCTTTGCCGAAAAACATAAGATTCTTGTGATCAATGACAATCCGTACAGTTTTATTCAGAATTCAAAACCCTCGAGTGCCATTAAAAAGCAAAACCCAAGTGATTATGTTATGGAGCTTAATTCCCTGAGCAAAAGTTTCAATATGGCGGGATGGCGCGTTGGAATGCTGGTTGGAAGCAGGAAAAATATTGATTCGGTTTTAAGGGTAAAATCGAATATGGATAGCGGGATGTTCTATCCTGTTCAGGCCGGGGCAGTGGAAGCTTTAAAACTGAAAGAAGACTGGTTTGAAAAACAGAATAAGATTTACAGCGATCGCAAAAAACTGGTCATGCAATTTTTAAAGGAATTGGGTTGTGAGGCTGATAAAGACCAGGCAGGATTGTTTGTCTGGGCGAAGGTCCCTGCAGGTAAAACTTCAGCTGAAGTGGTTGATGAATTGCTTTATAAATACGATATTTTCACTACACCGGGCTTTATTTTTGGCTCGAACGGGGAGGGTTATGTGCGCCTTTCACTCTGCGCTTCAGAAAATGCGATCAACGAAGCTCTAAACAGGATCAAACGATGAATGTCTTTATAATTGGAACAGGATTGATAGGAGGTTCTTTTGCGCTGGACCTGAAACAGGTGATGCCGAAAGTAAAGATCTTCGGGATCGATGCGAAAGAGGAACATCTTCAGCAGGCACTCGAAACCGGAATTATTGATGCAGAGGCAAATTTCTCTGATCTCTGTAATGCCGAACTGGTTTACTTAGCAATTCCTGTGGATGCGGCGATTAAATTGCTACCCGAAATTCTGGAATTAGTACCTGAAAACTGCGTGGTGATCGATACCGGCTCAACTAAAGAGAAAATTTGTCAGCTGGTTGCCGATCATCCCAAAAGAAGGAACTTTCTTGCGGCCCATCCCATTGCCGGAACAGAATTTTCGGGACCATCAGCGGCGATAAACGGATTGTTCTCCAAAAAAACGAATATTATCTGCGAAGTGGAGAAAACAGCTTTTAAGCTTCAGGAAAAAGCCCTCGAAATTTTCCACTCAGTTGGGATGAGAATCCGGTATATGGATCCTGCATCGCATGACCGCCATATTGCCTATGTTTCCCATTTGTCACATATAAGTTCATTCATGCTGGGCAAAACTGTGTTGGAAAAAGAGAAGAACGAGCGGGATATTTTTGACCTGGCGGGAAGTGGTTTCGCATCCACGGTAAGGCTTGCCAAAAGCTCCCCCGCTATGTGGACCCCGATTTTCGCACAGAATAAAGATAATGTGCTGGAAACCCTGGATGAATATATTTCCAATTTATCGCACTTCAGAGAATTGCTTTCTAAAGATAATTTTGAAGAAGTTTTCAGCGAAATGGATAAAACCAATCATATAAAATCAGTATTAAACGGAATAACAGAAAATGAACCCTTAAAGAAACTGGAAAATGGAAAATAAGAAAGAACTTAGAAAATGGTTAGATGATTTCGGACTGGATCATCCGCTCGTAATCGCGGGGCCCTGCAGCGCCGAAACCGAAGAACAGGTGCTAACCATCGCACATCAGTTAAAAGACAGTGATGCTACCGTACTGCGCGCTGGAATCTGGAAACCCCGAACCCGGCCGGGAAATTTTGAAGGCGTGGGCTCCCTCGGGCTAAAATGGCTTCAGAAAGCCAAAGAAGAAACAGGAATGTTAACTACTACTGAAGTTGCAAATCCTACTCATGTTGATCTGGCATTGAAGCACGATGTGGATATTCTCTGGATTGGGGCGCGTACTACCGTTTCTCCTTTTATTGTTCAGGAAATTGCCGATGCACTAAAAGGAACAGATAAGATCGTACTCGTTAAAAACCCTGTAAATCCTGATCTGGCACTTTGGCTGGGAGCTGTGGAAAGATTATATACAGCCGATATCTCGAACCTGGGAGTGATCCACCGCGGATTTTCAGCTTATGAAAAGACGAAATATCGAAATAATCCCGAATGGCAGATCGCAATCGAACTTCAGAATAAATTTCCTGACCTGCCACTTATCCTTGATCCATCGCATATTGCAGGAAGAAGAGATATTATTTTTGATCTGTGCCAGACTGCCCTGGATCTCAATTACGATGGAATAATGGTTGAAACTCATCATACACCTGATGATGCCTGGAGCGATGCCAAACAACAAATTACTCCCGATACTTTAAAACAGATTATGAAAGATTTGAAAGTACGAAAAGAGGTTTCTGCAAGCGAGGAATATCAAAACAAACTGAACACCTTGCGTTCCAAAATTGACATTGCCGACAGTCAGATCCTGGATATCATTTCCAAGAGAATGAAGATCTCAGAAGAGATCGGCCAGGTTAAAAAAGAGCAGAATGTGGCAATTCTACAAACTAAAAGATGGAATGAGATTCTTGGAAAAATGGTTCTTGAAGGTGAGGAAAAAGGCCTGAGTGAAGAATTTGTTTTGAGAATGTTCAAGGCGATCCACCAGGAATCGATCAACCATCAACAGAAAATTATTGACGGAATAGGATAACTTCCACCGGTTAAGTTTATAAAAAAAGCCTGAGCTCAAAATTTGCTGAACTCAGGCTTTTAAATTTTTGATTTTTCAGGAAGAAATTAATCGGTATAACCCAATCTGCGAGAAGCTTTGCGCATTAGGGTGTTAATTAGTGCATCATTATTACTACCAAGGCTTCCGGCAACTTTCTTATTGTAGTTCCAGAGTAGTTCGCCGTCGGTACCGTTGTTAACACTCATATTGATCGTGGCGGTATTGGTAGCTCCCCAAAATCCAACCAGCAGTCCCAGGGCGATGGAAGCACCATCAGACATTGGTTTATCGGTTTCAAAAGTACCGGTAATAACTGCATCAACACCAAGGATTTGGGCCAGTTGTTCAGAAGTCACCGCTTTTAAGTCGATGTTGTTTTGTAGTAAAAGAACATTTGTCTTTTTAGGATCCTGAACATCAACTTTCAGGCTTCCTCTTTTCTTGCGGTTCAAAAACCAGGAATACATCGAGTTTTGCACAGAAAAGCCCTCGTTCTTTTGAATATCAGCGAATTGTTCTTCGCTTAACTCTTTCATTTGTTTAGGTCTAAGGCTTACCTTTGCGTCAAAGGGAAGGATCGCAATGATCTTGTGATCTTTTGTTTTTTGCTCAAAATCGGGATGCTGATAAAGCTTTGTTTGAGCAGATACTATTCCCAGACCAAATAGGAAAAGTACTGTAAAAATTTTAAAATTAAATTTGTACATAAGTTTATGATTGGTTAAAAAAGAAGCCAAATATATTTTAAAACTTTAATATTTTTTCAAAAATTTTATGACAGGATTAAAAAATATTCATGAAGGGTACGGTATATAAATCTACTGGCAGCTGGTATACGGTTAAAGCTGAAAATAATAAACTCTATGAGTGCCGTATCAAGGGAAAATTTCGAATTCAGGGAATAAAAAGTACCAATCCAGTGGCGGTTGGAGATGTGGTGGTTTTTGATCCGGCTGAGGAAGAAGGCCGGGATACCGGTATTATAAAAAAAATACTTCCTCGCGAGAATTACATCATTCGGCGATCGGTAAACCTTTCCAAACAAACTCATATTATCGCCGCGAATATTGACCAGGTTTTTTTACTAATCACGCTTAATAATCCGCCTACTTTAACCACATTTATCGATCGTTTTCTGGTAACCGCAGAGGCCTATCATGTGAAAGCGGTGCTTCTATTTAATAAAGTCGATACCTATTCTATTGAAGAACTTGCCGAAGTAAAATACCTGGCAGAGCTCTACCGAAATATTGGATATGAGTGCATAGGAATTTCCGCAAAGACAGGAAAGAATGTTGATAAGGTGGTCGCCATGATGAAGGACAGAACCAGTATGATCTCAGGCCATAGCGGCACCGGAAAATCTACGCTTGTCAATGCCATTGAGCCTTCTCTTGATCTTAAAACCGCGGAAATTTCAGAGCAACACCAGCAGGGCCAGCATACCACGACCTTTGCCGAAATGTTCGACCTCAGTTTTGGGGCACGAATTATAGACACTCCGGGAATTAAAGGTTTTGGAGTGGTCGATATGGAACGGGAAGAAATTGGCGATTATTTCCCTGAATTTTTCGAAAGAAAACAGAATTGTAAATTTCATAATTGCCTGCATATAGAAGAGCCGAAATGTGCGGTCAAAGAGGCACTGGAAAATGATGAAATTGCGTGGTCACGCTATAAAAGTTATCTTCAGCTGATGGAAGGGGAGGAAAGCAATTATAGAATTGATCAATTTCAAAAATAATGAAAGCAGTTTTACAACGTGTATCCAAAGCATCTGTAACTATTGAAGGTGAAATTTCGGCAAAGATCGGTAACGGACTTCTTATTTTACTGGGAATTGAAGAAGCCGACACTCAGGATGACATTGAATGGCTATGCCGAAAGATCATCAATATGCGGATTTTCGGAGACGAGAATAATGCGATGAATAATTCTCTAAAAGATGTTGATGGCGATGCCATTGTGGTAAGCCAGTTTACACTTCACGCGAGTACAAAAAAAGGAAATCGCCCCAGTTTTATAAAAGCAGCAAAGCCTGATTTTGCTGAGCCTATGTACGAAAAGTTCGTCGCTCATTTCGAAAAGGAATTCGGGAAAAAGATCGGTACCGGAGAATTTGGTGCCGATATGAAAGTTGAGCTTTTAAATGATGGACCGGTGACAATTTTGATTGATTCGAAAGAAAAAAGTTGATTTTCACATTCTGTGCGGAAATAATTATTGAAAAACAAAATGAAAGTATAGTTTTGGGAAAAGTTTCAACAGATGGACTTAAAAAAAGCACAGAAAGCGGTAGATGATTGGATCAATGAGCATGGCGTTCGCTATTTTAACGAGCTCACCAATATGGCGCAGCTTACCGAAGAAGTTGGCGAGGTGGCAAGGATCATTGCACGTCGCTACGGGGAGCAAAGCGAAAAAGAAAGTGATAAAACCAAAGATCTTGGCGAAGAACTTGCCGATGTTGTCTTTGTGGTGCTCTGCCTTGCGAATCAAACCGGTATCGACCTTCAGGATGCCTTCGATAAAAAGATGGATCTAAAGGCCAAACGCGATCACAAAAGACATCAGAATAACAAAAAACTTAAATAATGAAGGCTAAGGCTTTTCTTAAGATGAAGGCTTTTTGGAAATCGGTTTTATGGTTAGGGCTGGCTTTTATTCTTATTTACAACTTTATCACCATGATGTTCGATTACGGCGGATTTCATTTTGCCCAATTTTTTCAGGACAGGACTGAAAATGGAAACTGGTTGAGGTTTGTACTCGCACAGCTTATGGGAGGTTTCCTTTATGGATTTATTTTAGCCTTCGGTCAGTTTCATGTAAAACAAAAGAAAAGTTAAATTAGCAGTTTAAACTTTGCAATGACTATTTCCTTATCCCACACCCGAAAAGAGCTTGAAGGTGATCTAAAAATTACAGGCTCAAAAAGTGAATCCAATAGATTACTTATCCTGCAGGCGCTTTTTCCTGAAATTGAAATCGAAAACCTTTCCAACAGCGATGATTCAAAAGTGATGCAGATGGCCCTGGAGAAGCATTCAGGGACTATTGATATCCATCATGCCGGTACTGCCATGCGTTTTCTAACCGCCTATTTCGCCAGCCGGGAAAACAATGAGGTCGTGCTTACGGGAAGTAAAAGAATGAAAGAGCGACCTATCCGTTTACTTGTTGAAGCCTTACGTGAGATGGGCGCTGATATTGAATATATGAAGGATGATGGTTTTCCACCACTTAAGATCAATGGCAAAAAACTTGGCGCCAAAAGTGTAAAGCTTCAGGCAAATGTTAGCAGCCAGTACGTGTCTGCCTTGATGCTTATTGCACCTTCCTTGCCTAATGGGCTTGAAATAATACTTCATGGGAAAATTACTTCTACTCCCTATATTCTTATGACGCTGGAAATTATGAAACATGCAGGCATAGAAGGAAAGCTGGAAGGGAATTGTGTAAAAATAGAGCCAGTAAAAGAATTGACATCTAAATCAATTGCTGTAGAGTCTGACTGGAGTTCGGCATCCTATTTTTACAGCCTGGCAGCAATTTCTGACAGAGCTGAGATCAGGCTTTCCAATTACCGTGAAACAAGCAGGCAGGGAGACTGCTGTCTTTCTTCTATCTACCGAAATTTTGGAGTGGAAACCACTTTTGAAAAGAACAGTATTGTTTTAAAAAAAGGACATAAAAAAAGAGCCAAAAGGCTCAGCGAAGATCTTGCCAATTCGCCCGATATCGCCCAAACCATTGCGGTTACCTGTCTTGCTTTAAATATGGAATGCAATTTAACCGGTTTACATACCCTTAAAATTAAAGAAACCGATAGGCTTCAGGCCTTAAAAACAGAGATCGAAAAATTTGGGGCTAAAGTAGCCATTACAAGCGATAGTTTAAGATTATTTCCAGTAGGAAAGCTTAATGAAAATGTGCGCATTGCTACTTATAATGATCACCGAATGGCTATGGCATTTGCACCACTAGCCCTTCGTGTTCCTTTGGAAATTGAAGATGCCGGTGTTGTTTCCAAATCTTATCCAGATTTTTGGAAAGATTTCAGTAAACTGGGAATTGAAAGTTCAGAAATTGAATAATTCTTAAATAAATCGTCATTTACTTGACAACCCCCCTTCCGGGATTGTATATTTGCAGCTTTTAAAACCGGAACTATGGGAATGAAACTTTCAAACTTCAATTTTGAGCTGCCTAAAGAACTTTTGGCCGAGTATCCTACTGAAAACAGGGATGAAGCACGGCTAATGGTTCTAAATAGAAAAGAGCAGACAATTGAACACAAAAAATTTAAAGACTTAATCGATTATTTTGAGCCTGAAGACGTGATGGTTCTGAACAACACCAAGGTTTTTCCTGCAAGATTGTTTGGAAACAAGGAAAAAACAGGTGCCAGGATCGAAGTTTTTTTATTGCGGGAGTTGAATCCGGAGACCAAATTATGGGATGTACTTGTAGATCCTGCCAGAAAGATCAGGATTGGAAATAAACTTTATTTCGGCGAAGACGAGAGTCTTGTCGCTGAGGTAATCGATAATACTACTTCCAGAGGAAGAACCTTGAGATTTTTGTACGATGGGTCGTATAGCGATTTCCGAAGAAAATTAAAGGAACTGGGACAGACTCCGCTTCCAAAATACATTAAAAGGGATGTAGAACCTGAGGATGAGGAACGTTACCAGACGATCTATGCTAAAAACGAAGGCGCTGTAGCCGCACCAACCGCCGGCCTGCATTTCTCAAAACATTTGCTTAAAAGACTTGAGATAAAGGGCGTGGATTTTGCCGAGGTTACCCTTCACGTAGGTTTAGGAACTTTTAGCCCAGTAGAGGTTGAGGACCTTTCAAAGCATAAAATGGACAGTGAGGAAGCTTTTATCACTAAAGATGCTACCGATATAATCAATAAAGCGAAGAGTGAAAGACGTAAGGTATGCGCAGTGGGAACTACAGTGATGCGTGTATTGGAAAGTTCGGTATCTTCAAATCAAACTCTTAACGAATTTGCCGGCTGGACCAACAAATTTATTTTCCCTCCATACGATTTCAATATCGCTAATTGTATGGTTACCAATTTTCACACGCCAAAATCAACTTTGTTAATGATGGTATCTGCCTTTGCAGGACATGATTTCGTAAAGAAAGCGTATGCAGAAGCGGTAAAAGAAAAATATCGTTTTTATACTTACGGCGATGCGATGCTGATATTATAATGAATTTATAATAATTTAAAAATCAACCTCACAGGTTCTCGAAACCTGTGAGGTTTGTATTTTTGTGAAGTGAAAGAATCAAAGAAAGACATACGGGCATTAACTAAAGAGCAACTTCAGGAATTTTTTATTTCCCAGGGAGATAAATCTTTTCGTGGATCTCAGGTTTACGAGTGGTTATGGAATAAAGGCGTGCATAGTTTTGATGACATGACCAACATTTCAAAAGATACCCGTGAAATGCTGAAGGAGAATTTCGTCATTAACCACATTCGGGTCGACCGTATGCAAAGGAGCAGTGACGGGACCATTAAAAATGCGGTAAAACTTCACGATTCCCTAACGGTAGAGTCGGTTTTGATTCCAACTAAAACCAGGACCACTGCCTGTGTTTCTTCCCAGGTGGGATGCAGCCTTGATTGCCAGTTTTGTGCAACTGCGAGATTGAAACGAATGCGTAATTTAAATCCTGATGAAATTTACGATCAGGTGGTCGCAATCGATAATGAAAGCAGGCTTTATTATGACAGGCCCTTGTCTAATATTGTTTTTATGGGAATGGGAGAACCACTGATGAATTACAACAACGTGATGAAGGCTATAGAAAAAATAACCTCTCCCGAAGGCCTTGGAATGTCTCCAAAGCGAATTACCGTTTCTACTTCAGGGGTTCCTAAAATGATCAAAAAACTGGCAGATGACGAGGCGAAGATAAAACTGGCGGTTTCATTACATTCTGCCAGGGATGAGGTGAGAACTGCAATTATGCCTTTTAATGAGACTTTTCCGCTTAAAGATCTTCGTGAATCCCTTGAATACTGGTATTCCAAAACCAAACGCCGCATTACCTACGAATATATCGTGTGGAAAGATATTAATGATACTCCGGAAGATGCACGGGCACTCGTGCAGTTTTGCAAATATGTTCCCTGTAAAGTCAATCTCATTGAGTACAATCCAATTGACGACGGAGATTTCCGGCAGGCAGCAGGCAGTGCTACAGATATGTACCAGGAGATGCTTGAGAAAAATGGTATTACCGTCACGGTTAGACGTTCCAGGGGAAAAGATATCGATGCCGCCTGTGGACAACTGGCTAATAAATCTTCTTAAGACCCTATTAATTTTGTGTTTTCGACTTAAGGAAAATACTTATCTTTACCGCCTTTATGAAGGTAATTTCCCAGATAAAACTACCGGTTGAAAAGGAGATGGAACTTTTTGAAAAAAAGTTCTTCGAGTCCATGTCTTCAAAAGTGGCTCTATTAAATAGAATAACTCATTTTATCGTAAACCGCAAGGGCAAACAAATGCGCCCCATGTTTGTATTCCTCGTTGCAAAAATGGTTTCTGAAGGAACTGTAAACGAACGCACCTACCGCGGAGCTTCGGTTATTGAGTTAATACATACCGCGACTTTAGTTCATGATGATGTAGTGGACGATTCCAACCGGCGCAGGGGATTCTTTAGTATTAATGCTCTCTGGAAGAACAAAATTGCCGTCCTGGTTGGAGATTACTTATTATCAAAAGGACTTTTACTTTCTATTGACAATAATGATTTTGACCTTCTGAAAATTATTTCGGTTGCCGTTAAAGAAATGAGCGAAGGGGAGCTGCTTCAAATTGAAAAAGCAAGGAGACTTGATATTACCGAAGCGGTTTATTATGATATTATTCGGCAAAAAACGGCTACTTTGATCGCCGCCTGCTGTAGTCTCGGGGCAGCTTCAGTTAAGCCTGAAAGCAATGAAATTGGTAAAATGAGAAGATTTGGTGAGCTGATTGGAATGGCTTTTCAAATAAAAGATGACCTTTTCGATTATGGCGCTGAAAAAATTGGCAAACCTACCGGAATCGATATTAAGGAACAGAAAATGACGCTTCCTCTTATATATACTTTGAACAATGTTTCAAAAAAGGAAAAGGACTGGCTGATAAATTCTGTTAAAAACCACAATAAAGATCGTAAGCGGGTAAATGAAGTGATTTCTTTTGTAAAGAAAAATGGAGGCCTGGACTATGCGGTAAAGCGTATGAAGGAATTTCAAAATGAGGCACTCCTCATCCTGAAGGATTATCCAGATTCACCTTATAAAGACAGCCTGGAGCTTATGGTGAACTACGTGATCGAGAGAGAGAAATAATTTTTAGACAGGATTGAAAGGCTAAGAAGCATCATCGATCTCTTCCAGGCCATCATCGGTATCATTAATTTCCTCATTGATCTCCTTATTAAGCTTTTCGGCTCCTTTTTCAATTTTTTCTCCTGCTTTTTCAGCACCGTCCTTAATATCTTTTTCAATGGCCTTGGCAGCTTCTTCGGTTTTCTCCTGTGTAGTTTCCCGGCAGGAAAAGGCACCAATGGTAAAAAGGGTCAATAAGAACAGGCATGTAAATTTTTTCAGCATTTTCATTTTTTTCTTTCTTATAAAAAAAGCCATTCGCAAGAATGGCTTTAAGGATTTGGAATATTTAAAGACTACATATCATCATCAGTATTCATATCGTCATCGGCATTCATGTCATCAGTGCCTTCTGCTTCTTGTTCCATTTCATCACCAGCGTTTTCTGCGGCGTTTTCTGCATTTTCTCCAGCAGATTCAATCGCATCACCAGTATTTTCTACTGCGTCTTCCGCGTTTTCCTGAGTCGTTTCTCTACAGGAATAGATTGAAAGGGTCATTGTTGCAACAGCAAATAGTAAGAATAATTTTTTCATTGTTAAAATGTTTAATTAGTTGAAGCAACAAATTTAAGCAAATTTTATTTATGTTAAAGCGGAGTATTTACTTTAAATATTCTTAAAGTTTTGAGCTATTTCCCCAGGAGGTAAAAATTTCCTTAAAAAATTAACGAGGAACCTTAAATTTTATTAAAAAACTCATAAAAGGAATCTCGTAGGTTTCCTGTGTCTCTTCTCCGGATTTTCGTCCTAAGTTTCTTTCTTAACTACCCGAAGCTGATGTACTGAAATCCTTGCAAATATACTGCTCCCGGAAAAAACAGTTTCAGACATTCAAAATTGTAGTTGGTTTAAAGGTAAAGCACCTCAATTAATTTTATAAAAAGTACTTCAAAATTTAAAAATATTGTATCTTTTTACCTGCTCATTAATTTCACAAAGTCATTTCATAAATGTTTAGTAAAGTCTGTAAAACATTGTTTGCCATTGTTTTAAGTGTAGCTTCGGCCTATTCTCAGCAACTTGTGCCACCTATACAAAGTTATTCTCCCAATACCTACGGAGGTGGAAGTCAGAATTGGGAAATTGCTATTGATGACAAAGGAGTAATTTATTCTGCGAATAATCAGGGATTACTGGTTTATGACGGTTTAAGCTGGGAGCTATTGTCTTTAGATACCCAGTCAATTATTCGCGCCGTATATCCTTTCAATAATAGAATTTATACAGGATCTTATAATGAATTTGGCTATTGGAGCAGGAATGATAAAGGACAATTGGTTTATAGGTCTTTAAGTCCGCTAATGAAAGATCTTAATTTAAGAAGCGATGAATTCTGGCAGATCATATCCTTTAAAGATGATATTTATTTCAGATCCTTCGGAGCTATCTATAAATATGCTAATAACCAAATAAAGAAATTCACCAGTATTAACTGTACCGCGCTGGAAACTTTTAAAGGTCATCTTGTTGCAGCAGAAGGTTCTCAAGGAATAAGTTTTTTTAATGAGGATGGAACGAAAGCTGAAACTATGGCAGATTTTAAAGCTTTGCAGGGAAAAAAGATAGTTGATTTAAAAAAATATAAAGATTCCCTTTATATAGGCACCACAGATAATTTGTACATCTATTCCGGTGATAAGTTAAGATCCTTCCCTGATCCTCTTATCCATAAGCTGCTATCGGAATTTGAACTTAATCATTTATTAATTCTTTCTCCCAATGAAATTATTCTTGGAACCCTTAAAAACGGGATCATTCATTACAAAGATGGAAAGGTGAATTTATATAATCGTACCTCCGGATTGCAAAATAATACGGTTCTGGGGATGCATTATGCCCATCATAAACTGTGGCTTGCTTTAGATAAAGGAATTGACGCAATAGATCTTCATTCTCCGTTCAGTTTTTATACCGATAAATCGGGCGAAATTGGCGCTGTTTATGACATTGCCTCTTACAAGAATAATTATTTTATCGCCTCCAATACAGGGACTTACAGGTTTAAAGATATGGTTCCTGAGCAGATCGAGAATTCACAGAGTCATACCTGGAATCTTGAATTAATAAATGGGGATCTTTATGCGAATCATAATGCGGGTACCTTTAAAATAGTAGAGAATACTTTTGAACCCATTGATACGCATACCGGAAGTTACTGTTTTAAAGAAGATCAGGAAAATAAAGGCAAATATTTGCTCTGTCACTATACAGGTTTGAGCTTTTATGATCCTATAAATGAAAAACTTGAAGATCTTAAAGAGGTGAATTTTCCTGTGAAAAAAGCTGTTTTCGATAGTGATGGCAGTATTTGGGCAGCTCACCCTTATGAAGGAATTTACCATCTGTTTCGTAAAAATGATACTACTTTTTCAAAAATTGAGAAGCTGCCAGGTTTAGATGGCAAGGCGAATTTTAGTCCCCAACTTTATAAAGTCAATGATCAGATAATCGTTTACTTAAACACCAAATGGTATAAATACAATCCTTTTAAGGGAAAATTTGAAGCATTTAAAGAATTTTCAAAATACAATAATTGCCGGCTGGTATACGCCGGCAAAGGAGAATATT
This genomic interval carries:
- the queA gene encoding tRNA preQ1(34) S-adenosylmethionine ribosyltransferase-isomerase QueA encodes the protein MKLSNFNFELPKELLAEYPTENRDEARLMVLNRKEQTIEHKKFKDLIDYFEPEDVMVLNNTKVFPARLFGNKEKTGARIEVFLLRELNPETKLWDVLVDPARKIRIGNKLYFGEDESLVAEVIDNTTSRGRTLRFLYDGSYSDFRRKLKELGQTPLPKYIKRDVEPEDEERYQTIYAKNEGAVAAPTAGLHFSKHLLKRLEIKGVDFAEVTLHVGLGTFSPVEVEDLSKHKMDSEEAFITKDATDIINKAKSERRKVCAVGTTVMRVLESSVSSNQTLNEFAGWTNKFIFPPYDFNIANCMVTNFHTPKSTLLMMVSAFAGHDFVKKAYAEAVKEKYRFYTYGDAMLIL
- the rlmN gene encoding 23S rRNA (adenine(2503)-C(2))-methyltransferase RlmN; the protein is MKESKKDIRALTKEQLQEFFISQGDKSFRGSQVYEWLWNKGVHSFDDMTNISKDTREMLKENFVINHIRVDRMQRSSDGTIKNAVKLHDSLTVESVLIPTKTRTTACVSSQVGCSLDCQFCATARLKRMRNLNPDEIYDQVVAIDNESRLYYDRPLSNIVFMGMGEPLMNYNNVMKAIEKITSPEGLGMSPKRITVSTSGVPKMIKKLADDEAKIKLAVSLHSARDEVRTAIMPFNETFPLKDLRESLEYWYSKTKRRITYEYIVWKDINDTPEDARALVQFCKYVPCKVNLIEYNPIDDGDFRQAAGSATDMYQEMLEKNGITVTVRRSRGKDIDAACGQLANKSS
- a CDS encoding polyprenyl synthetase family protein: MKVISQIKLPVEKEMELFEKKFFESMSSKVALLNRITHFIVNRKGKQMRPMFVFLVAKMVSEGTVNERTYRGASVIELIHTATLVHDDVVDDSNRRRGFFSINALWKNKIAVLVGDYLLSKGLLLSIDNNDFDLLKIISVAVKEMSEGELLQIEKARRLDITEAVYYDIIRQKTATLIAACCSLGAASVKPESNEIGKMRRFGELIGMAFQIKDDLFDYGAEKIGKPTGIDIKEQKMTLPLIYTLNNVSKKEKDWLINSVKNHNKDRKRVNEVISFVKKNGGLDYAVKRMKEFQNEALLILKDYPDSPYKDSLELMVNYVIEREK
- a CDS encoding helix-turn-helix and ligand-binding sensor domain-containing protein; this translates as MFSKVCKTLFAIVLSVASAYSQQLVPPIQSYSPNTYGGGSQNWEIAIDDKGVIYSANNQGLLVYDGLSWELLSLDTQSIIRAVYPFNNRIYTGSYNEFGYWSRNDKGQLVYRSLSPLMKDLNLRSDEFWQIISFKDDIYFRSFGAIYKYANNQIKKFTSINCTALETFKGHLVAAEGSQGISFFNEDGTKAETMADFKALQGKKIVDLKKYKDSLYIGTTDNLYIYSGDKLRSFPDPLIHKLLSEFELNHLLILSPNEIILGTLKNGIIHYKDGKVNLYNRTSGLQNNTVLGMHYAHHKLWLALDKGIDAIDLHSPFSFYTDKSGEIGAVYDIASYKNNYFIASNTGTYRFKDMVPEQIENSQSHTWNLELINGDLYANHNAGTFKIVENTFEPIDTHTGSYCFKEDQENKGKYLLCHYTGLSFYDPINEKLEDLKEVNFPVKKAVFDSDGSIWAAHPYEGIYHLFRKNDTTFSKIEKLPGLDGKANFSPQLYKVNDQIIVYLNTKWYKYNPFKGKFEAFKEFSKYNNCRLVYAGKGEYFFVDERDESVMYTDLKNSNILLPSDKFGDRLVKSNEKFIRENDSVFLIALNDGFARLNINKLKHRKEREWISTPFVINFSDGYRSYSLKEKPSISYPDSKNLAIRVGMPDSESSFLHYELSGDDSLEGDARKGYINLRNLNHGDYKLELSSMLSPGIKANTTAFNFHIQPPWYLSSLMKFVYILLVITLIAIMYWFNQQKLKKHQLQLETKFEKEHQDRLNQLEKERLMHEIDIKRKELANTTMMAAKKNEVLMEIQTELSKDKNKFSNQFRLKHIMNKINKAVKNKDEWKVFETNFNEVHEDFFKDVLKEYPKLTSKDLKLCSYLKMNLSSKEIAPLMGISVRGVEVHRYRLRKKMKLSSDVNLTKFLIKNF